The nucleotide sequence TCGCCACACGCTACGCCAAACGCGCACGCAACTTCGCAAGCCTCATCTACCTCACAGCTTCCATGCCCTGGTTAAAATAAATGTCAACAGGGCCTAGACACTCTGCCAGTACAACAGCCTGTAGTAACAATTCTTCCAAAAGATGGCCTTGTACATTGATCCTACAATGCTTCAGCTCCCCATAGGAGGAATCTTACAAAACAGATTCTTCCATATGGTGGAGTCTGAAAGCATTGTTGGTGAAACTGTCTTAAGCTATAATTCTGGAAAATATTTTTTCAAAAAGGCAGATCATGCAAAAAAATATTCTCCCCGTTTTTGCATTACTGTTTTGCCTGTCCGCCGTCACAGCCCCGGCCCAGGAGAGCATAAAAAACCCCCTGATTGATGTGAAGGCTTTTGAGGCCATCTCACAGGAAGCCCTGAAGCTGCGCGAACAGCGGCGCATTGATGTGAAGACCTTCATGGAAATGGCGAAAGATCCCAACACCATCATCCTGGATGCGCGCAGCAAGGGCAGATATGACATGAAGCATATCAAGGGGGCCATCAACCTGAACATCGCTGATTTCGCTGAAAGAACACTTGCCGAAAAAATCCCCTCCAGAGAGACGCGCATCCTGATCTATTGCAACAACAACTTTATCAATGACAGCGAGGCCTTCATGACAAAAGCCATGCCTGTCTCCCTGAACATTCCCACGTTCATCAACCTGTACGCCTATGGGTACAAAAACGTCTATGAACTGGGCCCGGCAGAGGATGAAAACAGCACCGTACTGGAATTTGAGTCGAGCCTGCCCATGCTGGATATAAAAGGGTAACTGGATCCCGGATCGCGCTACGCTTGTCCGGGATGACAGAAACAGAAAAGGTTTATGTCGCCGCTGTCTCCATTGCCTTCAGCCCCAGGCGTTCAAACAAATTCTGGTCGCGGTTGTGGTCGGGGTTGGGAGTCGTCAGCAATTTGGGGCCCATGAAGATGGAGTTGGCGCCGGCCAGGAACGCCAGGGCCTGAAGCTCGTCGCTCATGGTCTCGCGCCCGGCGGACAGGCGCACCATGGATCTGGGCATCATGATGCGGGCCACAGCGATCGTGCGCACAAACTCCAGCGGATCGATTTCCTTTTCCTGATCCAGTGGCGTGCCTTCTACCTTCACCAGGCGGTTGATGGGCACGCTTTCAGGATGCGGGGCCTGCCGCGCCAGAGCCACCAGAAATCCCGCGCGGTCGCGGCGGCTTTCGCCCATGCCA is from Pseudomonadota bacterium and encodes:
- a CDS encoding rhodanese-like domain-containing protein, with translation MQKNILPVFALLFCLSAVTAPAQESIKNPLIDVKAFEAISQEALKLREQRRIDVKTFMEMAKDPNTIILDARSKGRYDMKHIKGAINLNIADFAERTLAEKIPSRETRILIYCNNNFINDSEAFMTKAMPVSLNIPTFINLYAYGYKNVYELGPAEDENSTVLEFESSLPMLDIKG